One window of Salmo salar chromosome ssa11, Ssal_v3.1, whole genome shotgun sequence genomic DNA carries:
- the LOC106562113 gene encoding tetranectin-like protein isoform X2 — protein MARLVLPIFLVISLTLLHQGYSHPSRTRKAVPAPQRAADEDDVKSQLEKLWQEVNSLKEISALQTVCLRGIKAHRKCYLTIEEPKQYHEANEHCIAWGGTLATPRDLNENNDLRDYAKRSAPGTKEFWIGVTDIVKEGQYVDVNSMLISYFNWDKTKKQPTGTKRESCVVLSLAAQGKWHDEVCLGKKKYICEYPIP, from the exons ATGGCGCGTCTGGTTCTCCCCATCTTTTTGGTTATCTCTCTTACCTTGCTCCACCAGGGATATAGCCATCCATCTCGTACCAGGAAAGCAGTGCCAGCACCACAGAGAG CGGCAGATGAGGATGATGTAAAGTCGCAGCTGGAGAAGCTGTGGCAGGAGGTGAACTCCCTGAAGGAGATCTCGGCTCTGCAGACAG TTTGTCTTCGTGGCATCAAAGCTCACAGGAAGTGTTACCTGACCATCGAGGAACCCAAGCAGTACCATGAGGCCAACGAACACTGCATCGCATGGGGTGGAACACTTGCCACTCCACGTGACCTCAATGAAAACAATGACCTGAGGGACTATGCCAAGAGGAGTGCGCCAGGTACCAAGGAGTTCTGGATCGGTGTGACAGACATTGTGAAGGAGGGCCAGTATGTAGACGTCAACAGCATGCTCATCAGCTACTTCAACTGGGACAAGACCAAGAAGCAGCCCACAGGGACCAAGAGGGAGAGCTGTGTTGTGCTCTCACTGGCTGCACAGGGAAAATGGCATGATGAGGTCTGCCTTGGCAAGAAAAAGTACATTTGTGaataccctattccctaa
- the LOC106562113 gene encoding tetranectin-like protein isoform X1, which produces MARLVLPIFLVISLTLLHQGYSHPSRTRKAVPAPQRDAAADEDDVKSQLEKLWQEVNSLKEISALQTVCLRGIKAHRKCYLTIEEPKQYHEANEHCIAWGGTLATPRDLNENNDLRDYAKRSAPGTKEFWIGVTDIVKEGQYVDVNSMLISYFNWDKTKKQPTGTKRESCVVLSLAAQGKWHDEVCLGKKKYICEYPIP; this is translated from the exons ATGGCGCGTCTGGTTCTCCCCATCTTTTTGGTTATCTCTCTTACCTTGCTCCACCAGGGATATAGCCATCCATCTCGTACCAGGAAAGCAGTGCCAGCACCACAGAGAG ATGCAGCGGCAGATGAGGATGATGTAAAGTCGCAGCTGGAGAAGCTGTGGCAGGAGGTGAACTCCCTGAAGGAGATCTCGGCTCTGCAGACAG TTTGTCTTCGTGGCATCAAAGCTCACAGGAAGTGTTACCTGACCATCGAGGAACCCAAGCAGTACCATGAGGCCAACGAACACTGCATCGCATGGGGTGGAACACTTGCCACTCCACGTGACCTCAATGAAAACAATGACCTGAGGGACTATGCCAAGAGGAGTGCGCCAGGTACCAAGGAGTTCTGGATCGGTGTGACAGACATTGTGAAGGAGGGCCAGTATGTAGACGTCAACAGCATGCTCATCAGCTACTTCAACTGGGACAAGACCAAGAAGCAGCCCACAGGGACCAAGAGGGAGAGCTGTGTTGTGCTCTCACTGGCTGCACAGGGAAAATGGCATGATGAGGTCTGCCTTGGCAAGAAAAAGTACATTTGTGaataccctattccctaa